In Candidatus Schekmanbacteria bacterium RIFCSPLOWO2_02_FULL_38_14, the sequence TCTCCAGTCCTCGTATCAACCTTTATCATAGACCCTTCCCGAACAAATAATGGTACCTTAACAACAAGTCCTGTCTCCAGTGTTGCAGGCTTTGTTGCTCCTGTAACAGTATCCCCTCTGACTGCTGGCTCTGTGGAAACAACCTTTAGCGTAACAGCAGAAGGGAGGTCAAGGCTCAAAGGGTTTCCCTCAAAAAACAAAATCTTAAAATCCACATTTTCCTGCAAGTACCATCTGTTTTCTCCCAGCTGCTCAGCAGTTATTGTAATCTGTTCATAGTTATTTGTATCCATAAAA encodes:
- a CDS encoding elongation factor P, coding for MLSTTDFRKGLKLKLEKEIYIIVDFQHARTAQRRAFVRTKMKNLKTGAVLERTFSAGENFEEPDFEEKVMQFLYSNENGFVFMDTNNYEQITITAEQLGENRWYLQENVDFKILFFEGNPLSLDLPSAVTLKVVSTEPAVRGDTVTGATKPATLETGLVVKVPLFVREGSMIKVDTRTGEYLERA